The following is a genomic window from Cupriavidus basilensis.
ACTCAAGCTCGACGGGTACAAGATGGTCCTGGAGCCGCACTGGCGTCCCGTGTGGATTGCCGTGATCGTGGTGTTCCTGTTCCAGTTGTGCAAGCCGATGCTGGCAGGCGCGCGCGGCGTCGTGCGGCTGCCAGCCATTCCGATGCCGGGGCCGCATCAGCAGCGCGTGGCGATCTGGTTCTTGCTGCTGGCGGGGTTCGCGTGGTCGTTCTTCGGCTCGCGCGGGGCGCTCGACATCGCCACGCTGGCGCTGATCTACGTGATCTTGGGCCTGGGCCTGAACATCGTGGTGGGCTTCGCCGGGCTGCTCGATCTGGGCTACGTGGGCTTCTACGCCGTCGGCGGATACACCTATGCGTTGCTCAACCAGTATTTCGGATTGAGTTTCTGGGAGTGCCTCCCGATCGCGGCGGCGATGTCGGCCACATTCGGCTTCCTGCTCGGATTTCCGGTGCTGCGCCTGCGCGGCGACTATCTGGCCATCGTCACCTTGGGCTTTGGCGAGATCATCCGGCTGTTGCTGAATAATCTCACCAGCGTGACAGGCGGTCCCGATGGCATCTCGGGCATCCCCAAGCCGACGGCCTTCGGGTTCGAGATTGCGCGCGCCGCTAAGACGGCAGGCGCGCAGACCTTCCATGAACTGCTGGGCCTGACCTACAGAGGGGACCACATGGTGCTCTTCCTGTACTTGCTGGCGCTGTTGCTGGTGGGCTTCACGCTCTTCGTCACCAGCCGGTTGATCCGCATGCCGATGGGCCGGGCCTGGGAGGCGCTGCGCGAGGATGAGATCGCCTGCCGCTCGCTGGGCCTGAGCCCGACCCGCGTGAAGCTGTCGGCCTTCACGCTGGGCGCTTCCTTCGCGGGCATCGGCGGCGCCTTCTTCGCGGCACGCCAAGGGCTGGTCAATCCCGAGTCCTTCACCTTCATCGAGTCGGCGTTGATCCTCGCGGTCGTTGTGCTCGGCGGCATGGGCTCGCAGCTCGGCGTGGCGCTGGCGGCCATTCTGCTGACGGTGCTGCCGGAACTCACGCGCGAGTTTGCGGAGTACCGCATGCTGATCTTTGGCCTGGTGATGATCCTGATGATGATCTGGCGCCCCCAAGGGCTGCTGCCCACCAGCCGCCCCCATCTGGAGTTGCCGCGATGACTGCCATTGCATCTTCCGAATTGCTCACAGTCTCCGGCTTGCAGATGCGCTTTGGTGGCCTGATGGCGGTCAACGGCATCGACTTCCAGGTCCGCCGCAACGAGGTCTTCGCCATCATCGGGCCGAACGGTGCGGGCAAGACCACGGTGTTCAACTGCGTCGGCGGGTTCTACAAGCCGACCGGCGGGGACGTGATCCTGGATGGCCACCGCATCGCAGGGCTGCCCAGCCACCTCGTGGCACGCAAGGGCCTGGTGCGCACCTTCCAGAACATCCGCCTGTTCAAGCGTCTGACGGTCGTGGAAAACCTGATGGTCGCGCAGCATCTGCAGGTCAAGACGGGGCTGCTGCATGGGTTGCTGGCGACGCCCGCATACCGCCGCGCCGAGCGGGAGGCGCTGGTGCGTGCCGCGCAATGGCTGGATCGGATGGAGTTGACCGAGGTCGCCAATCGCGAGGCCGGGACGCTCTCCTACGGCCACCAGCGCCGCCTGGAAATCGCCCGCTGCATGATCACCAAACCCCGGCTGCTGTTGCTGGACGAGCCCGCGGCGGGCCTGAACCCGCAGGAAAAGCTCGAGCTCCAGCACCTGATCAAGCGGCTGCGCCACGAGTTCGGGATCTCCGTGCTGCTGATCGAACACGACATGGGGCTGGTCATGGGCGTCTCCGACCGCATTCTCGTGATGGAGCACGGGCGGCCAATCGTCACAGCCAGGCCCGAAGAGGTGCGGAACGACCCGCGCGTGATCAAGGCCTACCTGGGGGAGGAGTGATGCTAAAGCTGGAGAAAATCCACACCCACTATGGCGCCATCGAGGCACTTTCCGGGGTATCGATCGAGGTCAAGAAGGGGGAGATCGTCACCCTGATCGGCAGCAATGGCGCGGGCAAGACGACGCTGATGATGACGGTGTGCGGTTCCCCGCGCGCCAGCAGCGGGCGCGTGCTGTTCGAGGGGCGGGACATTACCAACCGCAACACCCACGACATCATGCGCATGGGCATGGCGATCTCGCCGGAGGGCAGGCGGGTGTTTCCCAGTCTGACCGTGGTGGACAACCTGAAGATGGGCGGCTTCTTCGCCGATCGCCATGAAATCGAGGCCGGGATCGAGCATGTGTTCAAGCTCTTTCCGCGGCTGCGCGAGCGTTCGGCTCAGCGCGCCGGAACGATGTCAGGCGGCGAGCAGCAGATGCTGGCGATCGGCCGCGCCCTGATGAGCCGTCCACGTCTGCTGCTGCTGGACGAACCCACGTTGGGTCTGGCGCCGCTGGTCATTGCGCAGATCTTCGACATCATCCGCACGATCCGGGAAGAAGGGGTCACGGTCTTTCTGGTCGAGCAGAACGCCAACAAGGCACTGCAAGTGGCCGATCGGGGCTACGTGCTGGAAACCGGGCGCGTCGTTCTCGCTGACACCGGCAGGAATCTGCTCACCAATGACCGCATTAAGCAAGCCTATCTGGGTGGATAGGGGCGGCACCCTGGGTGGCAATGCTTTGGCACGGGATTCTCTGAAAGGCCGAATGGGCGTCCTCCAATGCCAATGGCCGCGGCCTCGGCTTGCCACTTCGCCATCCAGTGCCACGAAGAGTTGGTCAGGATTTTCTGACCGTTGAGTTTGGGGTTTACACAAGGAGTAAAAAATGGGCAACGATGCCGATTTGAAGGTTTCGATCGAGAGAAGTCTGTCGCCGACTGCGCCAGAGGTGCGCGCGAAGCTGCTGGAGAATCCGGCGTTCGGGCGCCAGTTCAGCGATCACATGGCGACCGCTCGGTACTCGGCGGAACGCGGCTGGCACGACGCCAAGATTGAGCCGCGCGGTGGCTTCAACTTCGATCCGGCGTCGCTGGTCTTTCACTACGCTCAGGAAATCTTCGAGGGCATGAAGGCCTATCGCCAGCCAGACGGTAGCGTGGCGCTGTTCCGCCCCGACGCCAATGCCCGCCGCTTTCGCAATTCCGCGAACCGGCTGGCGATGGCGCCGCTGCCGGAATCCCTGTTCCTGGAGTCCGTGCGGGAACTGGTGCGTATCGACCGCGACTGGATCCCGGCGGCGGATGGCGCGGCACTCTATCTGCGGCCTTTCATGATCGCCACCGAGGTGTTGGTGGGCATGAAGCCTTCGGCCGAGTATCTGTATTGCGCCATCGCGTCGCCTGTGGGCTCCTACTTCAAGGCGGGCTCATCTGCCGTGACGGTATGGGTTTCCGAGGACTTCACCCGTGCCGGGCCCGGCGGAACCGGCGATGCCAAATGCGGCGGCAACTATGCCGCGAGCCTGGCCGCGCAGGCGGAAGCGGCCCGCCAGGGCTGCGACCAGGTGGTGTTCCTCGATGCCGTCGATCGGTGCTGGGTGGAGGAGCTGGGCGCGATGAATATCTTCTTTGTCTTCAACGACGGATCGATCCAGACTCCGCCCCTGACCGGCACGATCCTGCCCGGCATCACGCGCGAGTCCTTGATGGTGCTGGCGGGCGACATGGGAATGACCGTGCGTGAAGAGCCCTATGCCATTGACCAGTGGCAGGCAGATGCCCAAAGCGGCCGCCTGACCGAAGCGTTTGCCTGCGGCACGGCTGCCGTGGTGACGCCGATCGGCACCGTGAAAGGACGCCAGCACAACTTCACGGTTGGCGACGGTGATGTGGGGCCGGTGGCGAGCCGCTTGAAATCGGCCCTGCTCGATATCCAGCAGGGGCGTGCTCCCGACACGCATGGCTGGATGGAACGGATCGGCTGAAGCACTCCGCCCGCAGGTCTGCCAAACCCGCGGGCTTCTTCCTGTCTTCATCCTTGCGGCTAGCCCTTGGAAAAGAGCTCCATGATCGAATCGCGCAGCCATTGGATTCCTGCATCGCTGCGGCTTCTCTCATGCCAGTGAACGCGGATGTCGAAGGTGGGCAGTTGGAGCGGTGTAGGGGTCACGTGGAATCTGTCGAGGTGTTGAATGATGGACAGGCCGCCTTCGGGCAGCGTCAGCAAGTAGTCGCTCTTGGTCAGCAGGCTTTCGGCTGCCAGGTAGTGCGGCACACTCAATCCGATACGGCGGAACACCCCTTTGGAGCGGAGCACGCCCTCCACCAGGGCATGCCCGCTGCTCGCCGCATCGATGACCAGGTGCTCTGCCTCGGCGAACTTGGCCAGATCAAGCTTGCGCTGCGCCATGTGGTGCTCGCGGCGCATGATGGTGAAGAACCGGTCCTTGCGCACGGTGCGGGCATGCACTCTGCCCTTGATCATGGGTAGTGAACCCATGGCGATGTCGACAGCTCCCGAGGCCAGTCCGTTCTCGACTTCCTCCCACCGAAGCGACTGAATGGCAAGGCGAACACCCGGTGCCTTGCGATTGAGGTGCCCGTGGAGTTCCGGGAGAAACACCAGTTGGCCGATGTCGGACATATGGAGCTTGAAGACCCGCGTCGATCTTGCGGGGTCGAAACCCGTCGGCTGGACGAGCGCCTGTCTCAGGCCTTCAAGAAGCGGCTGGATCCTTTTGTACAGGGCGAGGGCTGTATCGGTCGGGGCCACCCCATAGCGAGACCGCACGAAAAGCGGGTCTCCCACCACGTCGCGCCAGCGCCGCACCATGAGTGAAACGGCGGACTGGCTCATGTCCAGCCGCAGGGCGACCTGGCTCAGATTTCGGGACTCGCAGATGAGGCAGAAAGCATGCAACTCACCCAGCGACCAGTTGTAGGGGCTCGATGGATCCGCTACGGCCATGTTGTCCTCGCTGGCTTTGGTCTTGCCCGGCTCAACCGGCAGCGGCCAAGAATGCCTTGCCGAAACCTGGCCGAGGCATCAACAAAGGTGGTTTCCGATGAC
Proteins encoded in this region:
- a CDS encoding LysR family transcriptional regulator, which codes for MAVADPSSPYNWSLGELHAFCLICESRNLSQVALRLDMSQSAVSLMVRRWRDVVGDPLFVRSRYGVAPTDTALALYKRIQPLLEGLRQALVQPTGFDPARSTRVFKLHMSDIGQLVFLPELHGHLNRKAPGVRLAIQSLRWEEVENGLASGAVDIAMGSLPMIKGRVHARTVRKDRFFTIMRREHHMAQRKLDLAKFAEAEHLVIDAASSGHALVEGVLRSKGVFRRIGLSVPHYLAAESLLTKSDYLLTLPEGGLSIIQHLDRFHVTPTPLQLPTFDIRVHWHERSRSDAGIQWLRDSIMELFSKG
- a CDS encoding ABC transporter ATP-binding protein gives rise to the protein MLKLEKIHTHYGAIEALSGVSIEVKKGEIVTLIGSNGAGKTTLMMTVCGSPRASSGRVLFEGRDITNRNTHDIMRMGMAISPEGRRVFPSLTVVDNLKMGGFFADRHEIEAGIEHVFKLFPRLRERSAQRAGTMSGGEQQMLAIGRALMSRPRLLLLDEPTLGLAPLVIAQIFDIIRTIREEGVTVFLVEQNANKALQVADRGYVLETGRVVLADTGRNLLTNDRIKQAYLGG
- a CDS encoding high-affinity branched-chain amino acid ABC transporter permease LivM; translation: MTQAIAMKASPFPAVLKDAAIAALLTAVLTIPALGLQLKLDGYKMVLEPHWRPVWIAVIVVFLFQLCKPMLAGARGVVRLPAIPMPGPHQQRVAIWFLLLAGFAWSFFGSRGALDIATLALIYVILGLGLNIVVGFAGLLDLGYVGFYAVGGYTYALLNQYFGLSFWECLPIAAAMSATFGFLLGFPVLRLRGDYLAIVTLGFGEIIRLLLNNLTSVTGGPDGISGIPKPTAFGFEIARAAKTAGAQTFHELLGLTYRGDHMVLFLYLLALLLVGFTLFVTSRLIRMPMGRAWEALREDEIACRSLGLSPTRVKLSAFTLGASFAGIGGAFFAARQGLVNPESFTFIESALILAVVVLGGMGSQLGVALAAILLTVLPELTREFAEYRMLIFGLVMILMMIWRPQGLLPTSRPHLELPR
- the livG gene encoding high-affinity branched-chain amino acid ABC transporter ATP-binding protein LivG, yielding MTAIASSELLTVSGLQMRFGGLMAVNGIDFQVRRNEVFAIIGPNGAGKTTVFNCVGGFYKPTGGDVILDGHRIAGLPSHLVARKGLVRTFQNIRLFKRLTVVENLMVAQHLQVKTGLLHGLLATPAYRRAEREALVRAAQWLDRMELTEVANREAGTLSYGHQRRLEIARCMITKPRLLLLDEPAAGLNPQEKLELQHLIKRLRHEFGISVLLIEHDMGLVMGVSDRILVMEHGRPIVTARPEEVRNDPRVIKAYLGEE
- a CDS encoding branched-chain amino acid aminotransferase; this encodes MGNDADLKVSIERSLSPTAPEVRAKLLENPAFGRQFSDHMATARYSAERGWHDAKIEPRGGFNFDPASLVFHYAQEIFEGMKAYRQPDGSVALFRPDANARRFRNSANRLAMAPLPESLFLESVRELVRIDRDWIPAADGAALYLRPFMIATEVLVGMKPSAEYLYCAIASPVGSYFKAGSSAVTVWVSEDFTRAGPGGTGDAKCGGNYAASLAAQAEAARQGCDQVVFLDAVDRCWVEELGAMNIFFVFNDGSIQTPPLTGTILPGITRESLMVLAGDMGMTVREEPYAIDQWQADAQSGRLTEAFACGTAAVVTPIGTVKGRQHNFTVGDGDVGPVASRLKSALLDIQQGRAPDTHGWMERIG